A genomic window from Providencia alcalifaciens includes:
- a CDS encoding polysaccharide deacetylase family protein, translating to MSNRVLFLFLTFFVNFFSVSHAADIKNNNLIISGSKAINLDNWELVDIPPKLIQTKAPENIFAIVGGEMRIVGEINPDNGFYAYSPNGDYNALQFGNDFAYVKSTQISKKKPRNVPEDDRLNDLKNPVYDYLITSQKTPVFSATDEDSRQIASLWENLRYPVLARMIKTDEDGDKTSWLTIRLGDRLGYVRLGDVAIDKGIPIFTYHHILEDSENKNFRHTSTTTSVDAFREQMNYLKDMGYQTLSLEDVEGYLNKNANLPGRAVVLTFDDGLKSVYRYALPILRDNQQQATLFVISSRIKTQPQKWDPDSLQFMSKQEIKESQDVFNIQSHTHFLHRLDNRNNPIIFSRKEHTIMLDFKRSMKALAKFERDQRYLAYPFGAYNQTAIDAAKEAGLHIAVSTIQGKVKLGDNPYALKRLYAYSTDPISKFALMVGNSEQDVVNKNVVVDK from the coding sequence ATGTCTAATCGAGTACTTTTTCTATTTTTGACCTTTTTCGTTAATTTTTTTTCTGTTTCACATGCTGCGGATATAAAAAATAATAATTTAATAATCAGTGGTTCAAAAGCTATCAATCTTGATAATTGGGAGCTTGTGGATATACCCCCAAAATTGATTCAGACAAAAGCGCCAGAGAATATTTTTGCTATTGTAGGCGGCGAAATGCGTATTGTTGGTGAAATTAATCCAGACAATGGTTTTTACGCCTATAGTCCAAATGGTGACTATAATGCCCTACAGTTTGGTAATGATTTCGCTTATGTTAAAAGCACTCAGATATCCAAAAAGAAGCCTCGAAATGTCCCTGAAGATGACCGTTTAAACGATCTTAAAAACCCAGTTTATGATTATCTGATTACGAGCCAAAAAACGCCAGTATTCAGTGCAACTGATGAAGATTCACGGCAAATCGCCTCCTTATGGGAAAATTTACGTTATCCAGTACTGGCTCGGATGATCAAAACGGATGAAGATGGGGACAAAACCTCATGGTTAACCATTCGTCTCGGTGATCGTCTGGGTTATGTTCGCTTGGGTGATGTAGCGATTGATAAAGGTATTCCTATTTTTACTTATCACCATATTCTCGAAGACAGTGAAAATAAAAACTTTCGTCATACTTCGACGACAACTTCGGTTGATGCTTTTCGTGAGCAAATGAATTACCTCAAAGATATGGGGTATCAAACATTATCACTCGAAGATGTGGAAGGTTATTTAAATAAGAATGCAAATTTACCAGGGCGTGCCGTGGTACTCACGTTTGATGACGGCCTTAAATCCGTTTATCGCTATGCGTTGCCTATTTTAAGAGATAACCAGCAACAGGCGACTCTGTTTGTCATCTCTTCGCGTATCAAAACTCAGCCACAAAAATGGGATCCAGATTCTCTGCAATTTATGAGTAAACAGGAAATTAAAGAGAGCCAAGATGTTTTCAACATTCAATCCCATACGCACTTTTTACATCGCTTAGATAATCGTAATAACCCGATTATCTTTAGCCGTAAAGAGCATACCATCATGCTGGATTTTAAACGTTCAATGAAAGCGTTGGCTAAATTCGAAAGGGACCAGCGTTATTTAGCTTACCCGTTCGGCGCCTATAACCAAACGGCGATTGATGCGGCAAAAGAAGCGGGCTTACATATTGCGGTGTCCACCATCCAAGGTAAGGTAAAGCTCGGTGATAACCCTTATGCCCTAAAACGCTTGTACGCCTACAGTACTGACCCGATTAGCAAATTTGCTTTAATGGTAGGTAATAGCGAGCAGGATGTGGTGAATAAGAACGTTGTCGTTGATAAATAG
- a CDS encoding DeoR/GlpR family DNA-binding transcription regulator, which translates to MLQAERHRLICSHVSQHGSALVRDLAQLCHVSQETIRRDLTALEREKRLIRSFGGAVATEHDESPVLNVMPSSVKLSQMVDGAESFRKRTEENPDAKMKIAKAALKFIQPGDCIMMDNSSTCWFLARQIPDIDITVVTNSVKIIQALACRDRVRVIGIGGEYSERHDDFHGPISESIIRSFQIKTLFLSCQGFNIETGVRDGSEVNAKLKNIMIQVSENCVLLADNNKLDQYAFSQVCTLNDINVLITNKLNDKNFKQVFPKLNIIECDK; encoded by the coding sequence ATGCTACAAGCTGAACGCCACCGATTAATTTGCTCCCATGTTTCTCAACATGGCTCAGCATTAGTGCGCGATTTAGCCCAGCTTTGTCACGTTTCTCAAGAAACTATTCGCCGAGATTTAACGGCATTAGAACGTGAAAAACGTTTAATTCGTAGTTTTGGCGGCGCGGTTGCCACTGAGCACGATGAAAGCCCAGTACTGAACGTGATGCCCTCTTCGGTCAAACTCAGTCAAATGGTGGATGGTGCAGAATCCTTTCGTAAAAGAACGGAAGAAAACCCAGACGCGAAAATGAAAATCGCCAAAGCGGCGTTGAAGTTTATTCAGCCGGGTGACTGCATCATGATGGATAACAGCAGCACATGCTGGTTTCTGGCAAGGCAAATACCCGATATCGATATTACGGTCGTCACCAATTCCGTCAAAATCATTCAAGCATTAGCATGCCGAGACCGTGTTCGTGTCATTGGTATTGGTGGAGAATATTCAGAACGCCATGACGATTTTCATGGTCCCATTTCTGAAAGTATTATCCGCAGCTTTCAAATAAAAACGTTATTTCTATCATGCCAAGGATTCAATATTGAAACTGGCGTTCGAGATGGCAGTGAAGTTAATGCCAAATTAAAAAATATTATGATTCAGGTTTCTGAAAATTGTGTGTTATTAGCAGATAATAATAAATTAGACCAATATGCTTTTAGCCAAGTTTGTACCTTAAATGATATTAACGTGTTAATTACCAATAAACTTAATGATAAAAATTTCAAACAAGTATTTCCAAAGTTAAATATTATTGAATGTGATAAATAG
- a CDS encoding sugar ABC transporter ATP-binding protein, which translates to MTAEKNSPLITLRDLSKSFGGHRALRNIDLTLNKGEVHCLAGTNGCGKSTLIKTISGVYAPDEGSEIEIDGKRYSRLTPDKARELGVQVIYQDLSLFPNLTVAENIAFELNLNGYFGWFQKGKVREKALQILKELEFTIDPDTPVQFLPIAQRQQVAICRALVADARLVIMDEPTASLTRTEVNQLLSTVNYLKNKGITVVFVSHRLEEVKEISDRITVIRDGQKMGTWPAEDLTTRKITELMTGLDIVHERKLPNNAEETHTVLELKNLSRAGQYQNISLSLKRGEVLGLCGLLGSGRTELALSLFGITRPDSGEMIVEDKPIIFKNNAQAIKHGIGYVSEDRLTLGAILQQSIADNMVISILDRLKTPLHLIDEQKCQQIVQEWITDLDIKVTDPNNALSTLSGGNQQKVVLAKWILTRPKVLILDAPTVGVDIGAKDSIYKLIHRLSGVGIAILLITDEASEAFYNCDRILHMKQGSIVKEIVTDSMTEQQLEEIING; encoded by the coding sequence ATGACAGCCGAAAAAAACTCCCCACTGATTACATTACGGGATCTTTCCAAAAGCTTTGGTGGTCATCGTGCATTGCGCAATATCGACTTGACGCTAAACAAAGGTGAAGTTCACTGTTTAGCGGGCACCAATGGCTGCGGAAAAAGTACGTTAATTAAAACCATTAGCGGCGTTTATGCTCCCGATGAAGGTAGCGAAATTGAAATAGATGGCAAGCGATACTCTCGCCTAACGCCAGACAAAGCACGAGAGCTTGGCGTGCAAGTTATCTACCAAGACTTATCCTTATTTCCTAACTTAACCGTGGCAGAAAATATCGCCTTTGAACTGAATTTAAACGGTTATTTTGGTTGGTTTCAAAAAGGAAAAGTGAGGGAAAAAGCATTACAAATTCTCAAAGAACTTGAGTTCACTATTGACCCTGATACCCCTGTACAGTTTTTACCAATTGCCCAGCGCCAGCAAGTTGCCATTTGCCGCGCACTGGTGGCAGATGCTCGCTTAGTGATCATGGATGAGCCAACGGCTTCGTTAACACGCACTGAAGTTAATCAGCTACTTTCTACCGTAAATTACTTAAAAAACAAAGGTATCACCGTTGTTTTTGTCAGCCATCGGTTAGAGGAAGTGAAAGAGATTTCTGACCGCATTACCGTTATTCGTGATGGCCAGAAAATGGGCACATGGCCAGCAGAAGACCTGACCACGCGTAAAATCACCGAGCTGATGACAGGGCTTGATATTGTTCATGAGCGCAAATTACCCAATAACGCAGAAGAAACTCACACGGTCTTAGAGCTGAAAAACCTTAGCCGTGCTGGGCAATACCAGAATATTTCCCTGTCGTTAAAGCGCGGTGAAGTGCTGGGGCTATGCGGATTATTAGGCTCCGGTCGTACCGAGCTTGCTCTTTCTCTGTTTGGGATAACCCGCCCTGACAGCGGCGAAATGATTGTCGAAGACAAGCCAATTATCTTCAAAAACAATGCCCAAGCCATCAAACATGGTATTGGCTATGTCTCAGAAGACCGTCTGACACTCGGGGCAATTTTACAGCAATCTATCGCTGACAATATGGTGATTTCGATTTTAGATCGCCTGAAAACCCCTCTGCATCTGATTGATGAGCAAAAATGCCAGCAAATCGTTCAAGAGTGGATCACAGATTTGGATATTAAAGTAACCGACCCAAACAATGCTCTCTCTACCTTATCTGGCGGGAATCAGCAAAAAGTGGTGCTCGCCAAATGGATCCTGACCCGACCTAAAGTGCTGATCCTCGATGCTCCTACAGTCGGGGTCGATATCGGCGCTAAAGACAGTATTTACAAGCTGATCCATCGACTGTCTGGTGTTGGGATCGCCATTTTACTGATCACCGATGAAGCCTCTGAAGCTTTCTACAACTGCGATCGCATTTTACATATGAAGCAAGGATCTATCGTCAAAGAAATTGTGACGGATTCCATGACTGAGCAACAATTGGAGGAAATCATCAATGGCTAA
- a CDS encoding fumarate hydratase, which yields MANKEFFYQEPYPLSEDKTEYYQVSDKYVSVEQFAGKQMLKIEPEALTFLAEHAIYESQFFLRPAHQKQVAAILHDPEASENDKYVALQLLRNAEISAKGVLPNCQDTGTVAVVGKKGQQVWTGCDDEEYLSRGIYNVFQHENLRFSQNAPLDMFNEVNTGTNLPAQFDIFATTGDEYHFLFVNKGGGSANKSALYQETKATLTPAKLKNFLIEKMRNLGTTACPPYHIAFVIGGTSAETTLKTAKLASAKYYDNLPTTGNEYGRAFRDVELENELLEASRHLGFGAQFGGKYFAHDVRVIRLPRHGASCPIGLAISCSADRNIKAKITKDGLWLEKMEHNPAQYIPESMRHQTEGTVVHIDLNRPMKDILAELSKHPVSTRVSLSGPLIIARDIAHTKLKERLDNGEELPQYFKDHMVYYAGPAKKPEDMVSGSLGPTTGNRMDPYVDLFQSHGASMLMLAKGNRTQAVTDACKKHGGFYLGSIGGSAAILAQEFVKSLNCLEYPELGMEAVWKMEVEGLPAFILVDDKGNNFFDIVQNDTCKKCVK from the coding sequence ATGGCTAATAAAGAGTTTTTTTACCAAGAACCTTATCCGCTATCTGAGGATAAAACCGAATATTACCAAGTCTCTGATAAATATGTTTCCGTAGAGCAATTTGCTGGGAAGCAAATGTTAAAAATTGAGCCAGAGGCTTTAACCTTTCTTGCTGAACATGCAATTTATGAATCCCAATTTTTTTTAAGACCTGCCCACCAAAAACAAGTGGCGGCTATCTTGCACGATCCTGAAGCGAGCGAGAATGATAAGTATGTCGCCCTGCAATTACTGCGTAACGCCGAGATTTCTGCGAAAGGTGTTCTGCCAAACTGTCAGGATACGGGAACCGTTGCCGTCGTCGGGAAAAAAGGCCAACAAGTTTGGACTGGTTGTGATGACGAAGAATACCTCTCTCGAGGCATTTATAACGTTTTCCAACACGAAAACCTGCGTTTTTCGCAAAATGCCCCACTGGATATGTTCAATGAAGTCAATACAGGCACGAACTTGCCAGCGCAATTTGACATTTTTGCCACCACGGGTGATGAATACCATTTCTTGTTTGTTAACAAAGGCGGCGGCTCTGCAAATAAATCCGCCCTTTATCAAGAAACTAAAGCAACACTGACCCCGGCTAAGTTGAAAAACTTCTTAATTGAGAAAATGAGAAACTTAGGGACAACCGCTTGCCCACCTTATCATATCGCATTCGTTATCGGCGGTACGTCCGCAGAAACCACGCTGAAAACAGCCAAACTGGCTTCGGCAAAATACTATGATAACCTGCCAACGACAGGTAATGAGTATGGCCGTGCGTTCCGTGATGTTGAGCTAGAAAATGAGTTATTAGAAGCGTCACGCCATCTCGGCTTTGGTGCGCAATTTGGCGGCAAATACTTTGCCCACGATGTGCGTGTTATTCGCTTGCCTCGCCATGGTGCTTCTTGCCCGATCGGTTTAGCCATTTCTTGCTCCGCTGACCGCAATATCAAAGCAAAAATCACCAAAGATGGCTTGTGGCTAGAGAAAATGGAGCATAATCCAGCACAATATATCCCTGAATCGATGCGTCATCAGACAGAAGGGACCGTGGTTCATATCGACCTCAACCGCCCAATGAAAGATATTTTGGCCGAGTTGAGTAAACACCCTGTGTCGACCCGTGTATCCCTCAGTGGTCCACTGATCATCGCTCGCGATATCGCCCATACCAAGCTCAAAGAGCGCTTAGATAATGGTGAAGAGCTACCACAGTACTTTAAAGATCATATGGTCTATTACGCAGGCCCTGCGAAAAAACCTGAAGATATGGTGTCGGGTTCTTTAGGCCCAACAACGGGTAACCGTATGGATCCATACGTTGACCTATTCCAATCCCATGGCGCTAGCATGTTGATGTTAGCAAAAGGCAACCGAACTCAAGCCGTGACCGATGCGTGTAAAAAGCACGGTGGTTTTTACCTTGGTAGCATTGGCGGCTCCGCGGCGATTTTGGCGCAAGAATTTGTGAAAAGCTTAAATTGCCTCGAGTACCCAGAGCTAGGTATGGAAGCGGTATGGAAAATGGAAGTAGAAGGGTTGCCAGCCTTTATTTTAGTGGATGATAAAGGCAATAACTTCTTTGATATTGTGCAGAATGACACCTGCAAGAAATGCGTTAAATAA
- the araD gene encoding L-ribulose-5-phosphate 4-epimerase — protein sequence MLETLKQQVFEANLELPKHKLVTFTWGNVSGVDREAGLMVIKPSGVDYETMKADDMVVVSLTTGEVVEGKYKPSSDTDTHLALYQAFPEIGGIVHTHSRHATIWAQAGLPLSALGTTHADYFYGEIPCTRKMTESEIAGEYERETGHVIIETFKQLGISAKDIPAVLVHSHGPFAWGKDAHNAVHNAVVLEEIAYMNLFTRQLTPQIDDMQQELLDKHYLRKHGKNAYYGQK from the coding sequence ATGCTGGAGACATTAAAACAGCAAGTATTTGAGGCGAATCTTGAATTACCAAAACATAAGCTCGTGACGTTTACGTGGGGTAACGTCAGTGGGGTAGACCGAGAAGCGGGTTTGATGGTGATTAAACCTTCCGGGGTAGATTATGAAACCATGAAGGCGGATGACATGGTGGTCGTTTCATTAACCACCGGTGAGGTTGTCGAAGGAAAATATAAACCTTCTTCAGATACCGATACCCACTTAGCATTATATCAAGCCTTTCCTGAGATTGGTGGTATCGTTCATACCCATTCGCGACATGCAACCATTTGGGCACAAGCCGGCTTACCGCTAAGTGCATTAGGCACCACACATGCCGATTATTTTTATGGTGAAATTCCTTGTACCCGTAAAATGACAGAAAGTGAGATTGCGGGTGAATATGAGAGAGAAACTGGGCATGTGATTATTGAAACATTTAAACAGCTCGGAATTTCTGCAAAGGACATTCCCGCGGTATTAGTTCATAGCCACGGCCCTTTTGCTTGGGGTAAAGATGCTCATAATGCGGTACACAATGCTGTGGTGTTGGAAGAGATTGCTTATATGAATTTATTTACGCGTCAATTGACTCCTCAAATTGACGATATGCAGCAAGAACTACTGGATAAGCATTATTTACGTAAACATGGGAAAAATGCGTATTACGGACAAAAGTAG
- a CDS encoding ABC transporter permease: MANWQKLRPQSVEGWLIWVILIMVVFFTLMSPQFLTIQNLLDLSESYAVTGIFALGLFVVLVTGGIDISFAAVASVVQYVIATFLLQGLLESPTLSIALAIVIGITFGLINAILIYSLNVVSIIITISMQSLLFGMLMWLTNGHSIYDLPDWWVDPVTILPFEVDGEYYQIGLPLIVMLGIAFLTWILMNKTHIGRQLYAVGGSQESASRIGIRVWVIYLFAYGYLGAMAAIGGMLQTYRMSEVVPSALVGGELDVLAAAVLGGASLSGGRGSVIGTLMGVFLIGILKNGLNLIGVSNYFVNIVIGMVILIAICITHYKKRKETDVGFV, from the coding sequence ATGGCTAATTGGCAAAAACTTCGTCCGCAGTCTGTTGAAGGCTGGCTTATCTGGGTGATCCTCATCATGGTGGTATTTTTCACCTTAATGAGCCCACAATTTCTCACTATTCAAAACTTGCTCGACTTAAGCGAAAGCTATGCGGTCACCGGTATTTTTGCACTGGGGTTATTCGTGGTACTGGTCACTGGCGGTATTGATATCTCTTTCGCCGCCGTTGCCTCGGTTGTCCAATATGTGATAGCCACTTTCTTACTGCAAGGATTACTCGAAAGCCCAACCCTCAGTATCGCCCTTGCGATTGTCATCGGGATCACCTTTGGGTTGATCAACGCGATTTTGATTTACTCCCTCAATGTGGTGTCGATCATTATCACCATCAGTATGCAATCTTTGCTGTTCGGCATGCTGATGTGGCTAACCAATGGACACAGTATCTATGACTTACCGGATTGGTGGGTGGATCCTGTCACTATCCTGCCTTTTGAAGTGGATGGTGAATATTACCAAATTGGTTTGCCATTGATAGTGATGTTAGGGATCGCGTTTTTAACGTGGATCTTAATGAACAAAACCCATATTGGTCGCCAACTGTATGCGGTGGGCGGCAGCCAAGAATCGGCTTCACGTATTGGTATTCGCGTCTGGGTGATTTATCTGTTTGCTTACGGTTATCTCGGTGCTATGGCTGCTATCGGCGGCATGCTGCAAACCTACCGCATGAGTGAAGTTGTTCCAAGCGCATTGGTTGGTGGGGAATTGGATGTGTTGGCGGCGGCAGTATTAGGCGGTGCAAGTTTATCCGGCGGTCGCGGTAGCGTTATCGGTACGCTTATGGGGGTTTTCCTCATCGGTATCTTGAAAAATGGCCTGAACTTGATCGGGGTGTCTAACTACTTCGTCAATATCGTCATCGGTATGGTCATTCTTATCGCGATTTGTATTACTCACTACAAAAAGCGTAAAGAGACGGACGTAGGCTTTGTTTAA
- a CDS encoding substrate-binding domain-containing protein, with protein sequence MKKLVLPCLMGAALFSNIAMAESPKAQKPFTMGVVVKVGGIPWFNVMEQGITEEGKKLGVNAFQVGPTTADPAEQVRAIEDLIAKKVDVIGVVPNDAKVLEPVLKRAQEAGIKVITHESPDQKNADWDFELLDTQSMGANHMKDMAACMGEEGKYAMFVGSLTVPLVNEWADAAIAYQKTHYPKMQMVDDRFGVAESVDDSMRTSNDLLSKHKDLKGIMSFGSQGPIGAGRAIDKRRKNAETCVFGTFTPGQGIKLLEKGAIDGGYISNPKVAGQVFVQVATAMMNGEEIKTGVSIGDMGEIKVSGNTILSDNPVNLNIENTKKLVEVGL encoded by the coding sequence ATGAAAAAATTAGTTTTACCTTGCTTAATGGGCGCCGCACTGTTTTCTAACATAGCGATGGCTGAATCACCGAAAGCACAAAAACCCTTTACCATGGGTGTCGTAGTTAAAGTGGGGGGAATTCCTTGGTTTAACGTCATGGAGCAAGGGATCACTGAAGAAGGTAAAAAACTGGGTGTTAATGCATTCCAAGTGGGTCCAACCACCGCCGACCCAGCAGAACAGGTTCGTGCAATTGAAGATTTAATCGCGAAGAAAGTCGATGTTATCGGCGTCGTTCCTAATGATGCAAAAGTCCTTGAGCCAGTGTTAAAACGCGCCCAAGAAGCGGGCATCAAAGTGATTACTCACGAATCCCCAGATCAAAAAAATGCGGATTGGGACTTCGAATTACTGGATACCCAAAGCATGGGCGCTAACCATATGAAAGATATGGCAGCATGTATGGGTGAAGAAGGTAAATACGCCATGTTCGTCGGCAGCCTGACTGTACCATTAGTCAACGAATGGGCTGATGCGGCTATCGCTTACCAAAAAACACACTATCCAAAAATGCAGATGGTCGATGACCGCTTTGGTGTCGCGGAATCCGTTGATGATTCTATGCGTACCTCAAACGACCTGCTATCTAAACATAAAGATCTGAAAGGCATCATGTCGTTTGGTTCTCAAGGGCCTATCGGTGCGGGTCGCGCTATCGACAAACGCCGTAAAAACGCAGAAACCTGTGTCTTCGGTACGTTCACGCCAGGTCAAGGTATCAAATTGTTAGAAAAAGGCGCGATTGACGGCGGTTATATCTCTAACCCGAAAGTGGCTGGTCAAGTTTTCGTTCAAGTCGCGACGGCAATGATGAATGGCGAAGAGATCAAAACGGGTGTCAGCATCGGCGATATGGGTGAGATCAAAGTGAGTGGCAACACGATCCTCAGCGACAACCCAGTTAACCTGAATATTGAAAACACCAAAAAGCTGGTTGAAGTCGGTCTGTAA